The Corynebacterium mycetoides genome includes the window GGCTCACCGCCAAGGCGTTCACCTTCTCCTCGCGGAAGTGGCCGCACCTGGCCGAGCGCGGCGGGGCGCTCGTGCGCGCGAGCTTCGGGCGCTTCGGCGACGACATCGCGTTGCGCGCCACCGAGGACGAGCTTGTCGACGCCGCCCTCGACGACCTCGCCACCATCACCGGCTTCGACGGCCGCGCCGCCGGCCTGGAGGAGATCTACGTGCAGCGCTGGCTCGGCGGGCTGCCCCGGTTCGACCCCGCCCACCTCGCCACCTTGGCCGCCGTTGATGAGCAGCTCGAGGCGACTCCGGGCATCGTGGCCACCGGCGCGTGGGCGGGCGGTGTCGGAGTGCCCAGCGTGATCGCCCACGCCCGCGCCGCCGCCACGAAGGCGGTCTCGTGACGGAGCAGCAGGAGGCGCGGCAGCCCGAGAAGGAGTGGTGGGAGGAGGACGGCCTGCCGTGGAACTCCAAGCCCACACGCGCGGACTACTGGTGCCTCGGCTGGTTCGCCTTCGTCGGGGTCTTCGGGCTGGCCATGATCCCGCTGCGCGCCTGGCTGCTCGGCCTCGACCCGCCGGTGATGCTGGCGCTGACGGGGTCGCGCATCGGCGCGGCGTCGACAGGCGCCCTGGCGTCTGTCGGCCAGGCCGACAACTGGCTGCTCTACCTGCTCATCGGCTCCGTGGTGGCCATTAAGTTCGACTGGATCTACTGGTGGGCCGGCAAGCTCTGGGGCCGCGGCATCCTGGAGGTGCAGGCGGGCCAGTCGAAGCGCGCGGCCCGCAACATCGCGCGCGTGGAGCGCTGGGCGGTTAAGCTCGGCTGGCTGGGGATCTTCCTGGCCTACCTGCCCATTCCGCTGCCGCTCGCGTTCGTGGTGTTCGTGCTGGCGGGCATGACGGGGATGCCGCTGTGGAAGTTCATGGTGCTCAACTTCGTGGCCAAGACGATCTGGTCTTTCCTCTACTTCGCGCTCGGCTGGGAGATCGGCGAGCCGGTCGTGTTCGTGCTCGAGCAGTACGCCCGGGTGGCCAACTGGATCGCGATCGCGCTCGTCGCGGTCATCATGTTCACCGCCTTCAGGAACCAGAGCAAAAAGCAGGTGCCCTAGACTGGAGCGCATGACTGCGCACATTCCGACACCCACGTCCGCCAACACCGCGCGCTCGGCCGAGCTGTTCCAGCGCGCACAGCACGTCACCCCGGGCGGTGTGAACTCGCCCGTGCGCGCCTTCGGCTCGGTGGGGGGCCAGGCCCGCTTCATCGCGAAAGCCCGCGGCAGCCAGCTTATCGACGTCGACGGCAACGCCTACGTGGACCTCATCGACTCCTGGGGCCCCATGCTCCACGGCAACGCGCGGCCGGAGATTGTCGAGGCCGTAAAGGAGGCGCTTGCCGACGGCCTCTCGTTCGGCGCCCCGACCCAGGCCGAGGTGGAGATCGCGGAGATGATTGTGGAGCGCACCTCCGTGGACGAGGTCCGCATGGTCAACTCCGGCACGGAGGCGACCATGTCGGCGGTGCGTCTCGCGCGCGGCTTCACGGGCCGGCCGAAGATTGTGAAGTTCGACGGCTGCTACCACGGCCACGTCGACGCACTTCTCGCCTCCGCGGGCTCAGGCTTGGCCACGTTCTCCCTGCCCGACTCTCCTGGCGTGACCGGCGCGCAGGCCGCCGACACCATCGTGGTGCCCTACAACGACCTCGAGGCGGTGCGGCAGGCGTTCGCCGACAACCCCGGCGAGATCGCCGCTGTGATCACCGAGGCGGCCGCCGGCAACATGGGCACGGTCGCCCCGCGCGAGGGCTTTAACGCGGCGCTCAAAGAGATCGCCCACGACAACGGCGCACTGCTTATCATCGACGAGGTGATGACGGGCTTCCGCACCTCCTACTCAGGCTGGTACGGCGTGGACGGCGTGGCGGGGGACCTGACCACCTTCGGCAAGGTCATCTCCGGCGGCCTGCCGGCGGCGGCGTTCGGCGGGCGCCGGGACATCATGGAGAAGCTCGCGCCGGGCGGCCCCGTCTACCAGGCCGGCACGCTCAGCGGAAACCCGGTGGCGATGGCGGCCGGGATGGCGTCGCTGCGCCTCGCCAGCGAGGACATCTACCCGGTGCTGCTGCGCAACGCCGACACGCTCGAGCATCTCATCCACACCGCGCTTGAGCGCGAGGGCGTCGCCCACCATGTGCAGCGGGCGTCGACAATGCTCTCGATCCGCTTCGCCGACGGCGAGGGCACCAACTTCGACGAGATGAAGGCCGCCGACACATTCCGCTACCCGGCGTTCTTCCACGCGCTGCTGGACAACGGCGTCTACGCTCCGCCGAGCCCGTTCGAGACGTGGTTCGTGTCCACGGCGCTCACGGCCGACGACTTCGGGCGCATCGAGCGCGCCCTCGCCGTGGCCGCGAAGGCCGCGGCGCAGGCCACCGCCGGGGCCGCCTCATGAGCGGTCCGCGCACCGTCGTCCACCTCGTGCGCCACGGCGAGGTGTACAACCCGATGAGGCTTCTGTACGGGCGCATGCCGGGCTTCCACTTAAGCGCCCGCGGCCGCTCGATGGCGGCGGTGACCGCGCGTTTCTTCGAGGGCCGCGACGTCACCTACCTGGCGTCGAGCCCGCTCGAGCGCGCCCGGGAGACGGCCGCGCCGATCGCGCAGGTCACGGGCTGCGAGGTGGACACGATCGAGGATGTCATCGAGTCCTCCAACACGTTCGAGGGGCTGCGCACCAAGGGGCCGCGCTCCCAGCTGTGGTACCCGCCGCGCTGGAGGCACTTGACCAACCCGCTGCGTCCCAGCTGGGGCGAGCCGTACGAGGATATCCTGGCGCGCATGCTCCGGGGGGTGGAGCACGCGCGGGCGACAGCGGAGGGCCACGAGGCGGTGGTGGTCAGCCACCAGCTGCCGATTGTCACCGTGCAGCGCCATGTGCAGGGCAAACCGTTGCCGCACATCAGGCGCGAGTGCGACCTGGCGAGCGTGACCTCGCTTGTGTTTGACGGCCCGGATGTTGTTGACTGGTCGTACAACCGACCAGCGAAGGATGTCTAGATGCTGAAGCGACTCGCCGCGCCGTGTGCCGCGGTACTGCTGATCGCAGGCTGCTCCGCCCCCGACGACGGCGCGACGTTCTCGTTCCACTCGCCCGGCGGCCAGGTGGAGATCTTCTACGACGAGGCAGACCGCGCACCCCTGCCGGACTTCGGCGGGGAATCCCTCATGCAGCCGGGGGAGCAGATCAACCTCACGGACTACGACGGCCAGATCGTCGTGCTCAACGCATGGGGGCAGTGGTGCGCGCCGTGCCGCGCCGAGGTCGACGACCTGCAGGAGGTCCACGAGGCACTCGGAGGCGACGGCACCGTGCTGGGTATCAACGTGCGCGACTACAACCCCGACATCGCCCGCGACTTCGTCATCGACAACGGGGTGACCTACCCGTCGATCTACGACCCGCCTTTTAAAACGGCCGTCAACCTCGGCGGCGTCCCCAGCTCCGTGATCCCGACGACCGTGGTCTTGGACAGGCAGCACCGCCCCGCGGCCGTGTTCCTCCGCGAGGTCAGCGCCGGCGACATCCTGGCCGTGACCGACGAGCTCAAGGGAGAGTAGATGGGCGAGGTGTTCTCCGACATCGTGATGACGGGACCGCTCGTCGTCGGGATCCTGGCGGCCGCGCTCGCCGGGCTGGTCTCGTTCGCGTCCCCGTGCGTGATCCCCCTCGTGCCGGGCTACCTGTCGTATCTCTCGGGCGTTGTCGGCGGCGAGATGGAGTACAGGGAGCAGGGACCGAGGGTGGTGTCGAAGAGGTGGGCGGTCGCCGGCGCGGCGGGCCTGTTCATCCTCGGGTTCACGATGGTGTTCCTGCTGGCCACGGTCTCGGTGTTCGGGGCGATCAGCCTGATCGCGCTGAACGCGGACACCCTGATGCGCGCCGGCGGGGTGGTCACCATCGTGATGGGCCTGGTGTTCATCGGCGCCGTGCCGCTGCTGCAGCGCGACACCCGCATGGCGCCGAAGAAGTGGACGACGATCGTGGGCGCGCCGCTGCTCGGCGGGGTGTTCGCGCTGGGGTGGACGCCGTGCCTGGGGCCGACGCTGGCCGCGATTATCTCGGTGTCGGTGGGCACCGAGGGGTTGACGGCGGCGCGCGGGGTGTTCCTCGTCATCGCGTACTGCCTAGGCCTGGGCTTGCCGTTCCTGCTCATGGCCTTCGGCTCCGCCTGGGCGGTTGCGGGCGTGGACTTTCTGCGCCGCCACTCGCGCACCATCCAGATCCTCGGCGGGGTGCTCATGATTCTCGTCGGGCTCATGCTTGTCACCGGCGCGTGGAACCACTTCATCGCGTGGTCGCGCCAACTCGTTGTCGGATACGGAGCGACCATCATCTAATGAGGACAGTTACTACCTGGCTGCGCGCGACGTGGCACTGGCTGACCAGCATGCGCACCGCGCTGGTGCTGCTGTTCATGCTCGCGCTGGCCGCGATTCCGGGCGCGTTGCTCCCGCAGCGCACCGTCAGCGCCTCCCTGGTCAACGACTTCATCGAGGCCAACCCCACGATGGGGCCGATCTACGACCGGCTGCAGTTGTTCAACGTCTTTGGTTCCACGTGGTTCATCGCGATTGTGACGCTTTTGATGATCTCGCTGGTGGGCTGCATCATCCCGCGCACGATGGAGCACTGGCGCGCCTACCGGGCTACCCCCGCGCGGGCCCCCAAGTTCCTGCACCGGATGCCCCTGCACGCTCAAGGGAGCGTCGATAAGCCGCTTGCCGACGTCGAAAGCGACATCGCCCGAATCCTGTCGCGCTGGCACACCGCGACGTACACGCCGGAGCAGGACCGAGCCGGTGTGTTGTCCATTTCGGCGGAGAAGGGGTACACCCGCGAGCTGATGAACCTGCTCTTCCACATCGGGCTGGTGGGCATGATCATCGCGTTCACGGCCGGCCGCATGGTCTTCTACGAGGGCCAGGTCATCGTGGTCACGAACTCGGCCTCCGAGTACGCCGTGCCCGTGGAGCAGTCGCGCGAGTTCTGCAACACCTCGCCGGCGAACTTCGACGTCTTCCGCGCCGGCCCGCTTTTCGACGGCACAGGGCTCACGCCTTTCTGCTTCGAAGCGCACAACTTCACCGCGGACTACCTGGGCAACGGCCAGGCCAATGGCTTCGCCTCCGATATCTCGTACACGACCGACCTGACGGCCGACAGGGCCGAGTGGAACGACTACACCCTGCGGGTCAACCACCCGCTGCGCATCAACGGCGACCGCGTGTACATGCAGGGCCACGGTTTCGCCCCCCAGGTTACGGTGACGTGGCCGGACGGGGAGTCGCGCACCCAGATGATCCAGTTCCGCCCGACCGATCTGCAGAACTTCCTATCCGACGGCGTGATGCGTTTCGACCCGCCGGCCGGCATGTACCCCGATCTGACCGAGCGCCGCGAGAACCAGATCGCCATCGAGGGCGTGTTCGCGCCGACCGCGCGGTGGATTGGCCCGAACGGCGACCAGCTGCAGTCGTCGTTCCCGGCGATGGAGAACCCGGCGATGGCCGTGGACATCTACTTAGGCGACGCGGGATTAGACACCGGCCGCCCGCAAAACATCTTCGTGCTCGACCAGTCGCTCATTGCCGACGGCCGCCTGCAGAAGGTCGACCGCGTCAACCTGACGCCGGGCGAGGAGGTCACCATCGACGGCGGCATCACCGTGCGTTTCGACGGCGCCGCCGAGTACGCCAACTACCAGATCTCCCGCGACCCCACCCAGATGTGGGCGCTGGTGACAACCGTCGTGATGCTCGGCGCGCTCATCGGTTCCGTGACCATCAAGCGCCGCCGCATGTGGGTGCGCCTGGCGCCGGACGACGCGGGCGGGACCCACGTGGAGCTGGCGGGCCTGGCACGCACCGACCGCGCCGGGTGGGGAGCGGAGTTCCACGAGATCGCCGACAAGGTTCTGGGCCGCGCGCCCGAAGAACCGGACGGCGAGGAATTTGAGATCGACGACCTTGGATAAGCCCGCCGCCGTGCGGTAGGTTTAGCCTATGCTCGTGGACTCAACCATGGCGGACCTGTCTGACCTGACGTTCCGCACCGCTTTCGTTATCTACCTCGTCGCGTTGATCATGTCGTGCGTCTACTACGGGCGCATGTTCGGGGTCGTCGACATGCGCCGGGAGCGCGCCCGCTCGCAGGCCGAGAGCGCCACCTCCAAAGTCCCCGTCACTGTCGGGGCGGGCGGGCCGCCCACGACCGTGGCGCCGGCGCCTAGCGTTTTCGACGAGTCCGAGTACTCCCGCCGCATCGCCGGCGCCCGCAAGTGGGCGAACATGACGCAGGCGCTGGTGTGGTTCGGCATTCTGCTGCACCTGGCCTCGTTCATCACCCGCGGCCTGGCCGCCCGGCGTTTCCCGCTGGGCAACCTGTACGAGTACATCTTGTTCATGTCGGCGGTAGTGATGGTGGCCGCGGCGGTGGTGATCCAGCGCAGGAACTGGCACACGCTGTGGCCGTGGGTGCTCTCGCCGATGATCATCGCGATGTTCCTCAACTCCACGGTCTTCCACATGCAGGCCGCGCCCGTCGTGCCGGCGCTGCAGTCCTACTGGCTGCCGGTGCACGTGTCCTCGGTGTCCATCGGGGCGTCGATAGGCATCGTCTCCGGGCTTTTCGCCCTGCTGTACCTGCTGCGCATGTGGCAGCCGCGGGGCGAGGAGCACGGCTTCTTCGGCGCCATTGCCAAGCCGCTGCCGAGCGCGAAGACGCTGGACCAGATCACGTACAAGACCGCGATTATCACCCTGCCCCTGTTCGGCATCGGCATCGTCTTCGGAGCGATCTGGGCCGAGGTGGCGTGGGGCCGCTTCTGGGGCTGGGACGCCAAGGAAACGGTGTCCATGATCACGTGGGTGCTCTACGCCGCCTACCTGCACGCGCGCGCGACCGCTGGCTGGAAGAACGTCCGCGCCGCCTGGATCAACGTGTTCGCTCTGGCCATGACGATTTTCAACATGACCTACGTCAATACGGTGATCGCGGGCCTGCACTCGTACGCGGGGCTGAACTAAATGAAGGTGCTTATCACCGGCGGCGCCGGCTTCATCGGGTCCACGGTCGCCTCCTGCTGCGCGGATAACGGGATCACCCCGGTCATCCTCGACGACTACTCCACCGGCCTACGCGTCTTCGCGCAGCGCTTCGCCCACTACGAGGGTGACATCGCCGACGAGGCCTTGCTCAACCGCATTCTCGACGAGCACCCGGACATCGAGGCGGTGATTCACTGCGCTGCCAAGATCGTCGTGCCGGAGAGCGTCGAAAAGCCCGTCATGTACTACGACAACAACGTCGGCAAGGCGATCTCGCTTCTGCGCGTTATGTCCGCGCGCGGGGTGGGGAAGTTCCTGCTCAGCTCCACCGCGGCGATGTACGAGCCTGACCCGGATTTCATGGTCAGCGAATCCAGCACGGTCAATCCCACCAGCCCGTACGCGGCGTCGAAGTGGATGTTCGAGCGCGTGCTTGCCGATGCCGCCTCGGCCGGCGTCATCCGCGCCATCGCCCTGCGCTACTTCAACCCGATCGGCGCCGACCCGCAGCTGCGCACCGGTCTGCAGAATCCGGCGCCCTCGCACGCGCTGGGCAAAATGATCACTGCGCACGCCTCGGGCGAGCCGTTCACGGTCACCGGCGTGGACTGGCCGACGCGCGACGGCTCGGGCCTGCGCGACTACATCCACGTGTGGGACCTCGCCCGCGCCCACGTTCTGGCGCTGCGCGCGCAGCTTGGGGATTACGAGGTGATCAACCTCGGCACCGGCACGGGGACGACCGTTTTCGAGCTCGCCGAGGCCGTGGGCGTGGCCACCGGCACCCCGCTCGAGGTGCGTTCCGCCCCGCGCCGCGACGGCGACGTGGTCGGCAGCGCCGCGCGCACCGACAAGGCCGCGCAGGTGCTGGGCTGGAGTCCTGAGTACTCCGTCGCCGACGGCGTGCGCCACTCCCTTGCGTGGGCCCAGAAGCTGCCGGAGGTGCTGCGGGCCGAGGACGAGGCGAGGTAAGCGAGCCATGTCCGGACCCCGTAACAAGACCGGCAAGCCCGCGAGCGAGGACCCGGTGCTCATCGAGCTGGGGGAGCAGATCGCCCGTGCCCGCCGCGCCGCGGGGCGCCTGCAGCAGGAGGTAGCGGACTCCGCCGGCGTGTCGCGCTCGACGCTGCACACCATCGAGCACGGCGGGGCAGGCGTGCGCTGGGAGAAGGTCGCCGCCGTGGCCGCCGCGTTGGGCCTGGCTATGACGTTTGAGACGCCCTAGTCGTCGTCCTCCTCGAGCCGTTTGCGCCGTTCCTCTTCCTCCCGTTTGCGGCGCTCTGCTTCTTCCTGGGCGCGGCGCTGCTTGAAGCGATTCTTCTCGATGCTCCACAGGAACTCTTCGTCATCGTCGGGCCCCTTGATGGCGGGAGGCGCTTCGCGCTGCGCCCCGTAGCGCTTCGAACTGCCGGGGCCGAACGCGCGCCACAGCATCCACACAGCGAGGATGACGAGGAGCACGAGCAAGATTCTTCCCATGCCCTCCAACATACTGGGTGGGGGCATTGGGTAGGGTAGCGCCTTGTGAGTGATCTTCATGCCCCCGAGGTCGACCCCGGCGTGCGCGCCCGCGCCAACAAGGCGATCGCGGTGTACGGCGGGCTGCGCCTGGCGCTGTTCCTGGGTTTGACCGTGGTTATCCAGCTGGCGGCCGTGGCGATCGGCGCCCCGGTGCCGCTGATCATCTCCGCGCTGCTCGCGCTCATCGTGGCGTTCCCGCTGTCCATGGTCGTGTTTTCCCGCCAGCGCGTCGCCGCCGTCGGGGCGCTGGCCACCTGGCGCGCCCAGCGGGACGCCCGCAAGCGCTGGATCCAGGACGAGCTGGCGCAGCGCTAGGCGCCTGCGCTACAGCACCGCCGCGATGAACAGCATCGCCGGCAGCGACAGAAACGTCGTGAGGAACACCGTGTCGCGGGCGACGGTTTCACCGACCCGGTAGTTCGCCGCGTAGTTGTACACGTTTTGGGCGGTCGGCAGCGCTGCAAGGATGACGGCGGCGTAGAGCTGGTTGCCCTCCAACCCCGCCAGGGTGGCGATTCCCCAGGCCACGGCCGGCATCGCCGTGAGTTTCAGGGCGGTTGCGGTGAGCGTCGGCAAACGGTCTGGTCCGGACTTTAAGACGCTGCGGCCGTTGAGCGAGGCACCGAAACTCATGAGGATGAGCGGGATGGACGCGCCGCCGAGGATGCGGATTGGCGCCATCACGGGCTCAGGGACGGTCCAGCCGGCCGCGGAAACCGCGAAGCCCGCGATCGCCGCCAGCACCATCGGCGCCGTCAGGCCCGCGATGATGGAGTCGCGCACGTGATGCTTGCCGCTGCCACCCGCGTTGAGGCCGGCGATGATGAACGGGGAGAGCACCGCCATCTGCAACAGCACCGCGGGCACGACGTAGGTGGCGTCGCCGATGACGTACAGCGCGATGGGCAGGCCCATGTTCACCGAGTTGAAATAGCTTGACGACGCCGCCCCGGCCATCCTCGTCGGCACATCCTGCCGGAAGAAGATCATCGAAATGACCCAGAAAATCCCCATCGTGATCAGCGTGGACCCGAAGACCACGGCGTTCACAGGGGAGAGGAACGTGGAGGTGTCCGAGGTGGCCACGGACGAGAAAATCAGCGACGGCGTCGTCGCCCAGAACGCGACGCGGTTGAACTGCAGCCGCGCCTCGCCCTGGCCGATGATGCCGCGCCGCGCCAGCACGTAGCCGACACCGATGACGGTGAAGATGATGGAAAACCCGGTGAGTACGTCTAGCACTAGTCACCGCCCTCTCCGTAGAATCGCCGGGTTTAAGTGTATCCAGCGTGGGGCGTCCTACGCCGTCAGGTCTCTGATTTCGGCGTCTGCCGCCGCGCGCTGGACCGCCGCGGTGCCCTTGATAGCGGCCGCCCTGGATTCGTTGGCCTCGCCCGTCGCGACGACCTCGCCGTTGCCGGCCTTGAGACGGAAGCGGAACTTCCCGGACTTGTCCTCGCAAACTTCGAACTTCCCAGCCATCGTGCGCCTTTCTCATGCGTGTGGAAATGGATTTTCCGGACGCTACTCCTCGAAGTGGGGCTGCCAGAGCCCCGCAACGTGTACGTTTCCTTCGAGGTTTCTACAAAACCGCAGGGACTCCGCAGCGGCGGAGTGGTGCGTGCTTGCCGACGTCCACCCGCTGCCTCGGTACCCCGGGTTTGCAAAACCCCAGGAACTCCGCAGCGGCAGAGTGGTGCGTGCTTGCCGACGTCCACCTTTACACACGGTCGTCTCCGCAGGACTGTGCTGCAAAACCCCAGGAACTCCGCAGCGGCGGAGCGGTGCGTGCTTACCGACGTCCACCTTCACACGCTCGGTCGTCTCCGCAGGACTGTGCTGCAAAACCCCAGGAACTCGCAGCGGCGGAGCGGCTGAAAAATTTTCTCCGCGCCCCTTGACTTAGAACAAGCGTTCCACTAACTTGGAGCGCAGAATAGGTCGAACACTTGTACGGGGGTAGAAATGTCGACAGCAAATGAAACTTCGATCGAGTACAGTTCCACGGGTCGGGCGGGGGACATTGTCAGGGCGATTCGTTCCAACCAAACGTGGGCAGTGCAGTCCCGCGCGGAAATGCTGGTCGCTCTGGCCGATTTCGAGTATTTCGGACTGGCAGAGTCATTCGGGGAAACATCGACGGCGGGGTGGCTGGCTCGCGAGCTGAAGCTGGCGCCATCCACGGCGTTCGAGTACGTCAGCGTTGCGCGTCAGCTTCCTGACTTCCCGTTGCTCACAAAAGCCTTTAGGGGTGGTGAGTTTAGCTATTCCACCGTCCGTTTTCTGTTGAAGCACCTCTCTCCGGATAACGAGGCACAGCTCGTTGACCTCGCACAACGCCTGTGCTTCACAGAGCTTCGGCAAGCTCTGGCAGGCCTGGGTAGCTCACAGGAGGCCGAGAGGGAGCCCGATTACCACCACCGGGTGCGCCATGCGGACAACGGCGACGTGATCGTTTCTGCGCGGCTCAATGCCATGGACGGTGCGGCCTATCTCGCAGCATTGAAGATCGCGCAGCTGTCCAACTATGGGCTCGAGGACGTCGACGAGCATGACCTTGCCGATGAAGAGAAGGTTGAGGAGCTGCTGGCTGAGAAGCAGGCCCAACCGGAAGTGGACCCTGCGGAGGAGTTGGAGCCCGTTCCTCAAAAACGGGAATCCTTCTCCGATGCGCTCAAGCGCAGCTTTTCGCGCTTTGGGCCACCAGTGAAAGATGACATGCATTCGGCCTTACTTTCGATGATTGCCATGGTGCGCTCCCGCCCCGTGAGTGACCTTCGGGCACCCGGAGCTCACGTGAACATCATGATGACCACCAACGGCCGGACCTGGCTGCCGGGTAACCTTGCTGCGCCGTCGGAGACGGTGAAGAACTACCTCGACAACGCCATGCTCAGGCTGCATCTGCTCGACAACGATGGGGTGACCCTTCACCTCGGGCGCACCGCGCGCTTCGTCAACAACGGGCAGCTGCGCGCCTTGCTCGCGGTGTGGAACTACCAGTGCGCCATGCCGGGGTGTAGCCACACCCGCTTCCTCGAGGTGCACCACATCAAGGAGTGGAGTGACGGGGGCAGCACAAACTTGGAAAACCTGATACCCCTTTGCTCGTCCTGCCACTCGCGAGTGAGCAACAGGCAGGCGCACATCACCACCAACGGGCGCGACATTGAGTTTCGGTTCCGAGGAGGGCGGCGTTTCGTGTCCCGGGCGAGGCAGCTTCCGGAGGAGACAGATGCGTTCACGGGGCCGCTCGTGCCTCAATCAGCCATTGACAGGTCCGCGCCCGACCATGAGAGGGGAGGCGACTTCGATGATTAGGCGAACGCCAGCGCGACGGCGGTGACGACGGCCCAGACCAGCATCGCCCTGCCGTTGAGTCCGAGCACGGGGATAAGTGCCGCCCCGGTAGCACCACGCAGCACTTTCAACACAGACGCGACGGCGAGGGGCAGCGCGATCAGCGCCGCAAGCGCGGGCAGAGAGACCAACGCGAGAAACAAGGTGGCGATGAAGGGGGCGAGGGTGAGAAGGGTGAAGAGGCGTCGGGCCCGGGCGTCGCCAAGCCGCACTGCGAGGGTGTGCTTGCCGGCGACGGAGTCGGTGGGGATATCGCGGATATTGTTGGCTAGATTGACGGCCGCGGAGATGGAGCCGATGGCGAAGGCGGCCGCGAACCCGGTCCAGCTCACCACACCCGATTGAGTAAATTCGGTGCCCAAGACGGCGACAAGCCCGAAGAACACGAAGACCGCGGCCTCGCCGAGCCCCTGGTAGCCGTAGGGGTTCTTGCCGCCGGTGTAGAACCACGCAGCCGCGATGCAGGCCGCCCCAACCACAATCAGCCACCACGCTGACATCACCGCTAGGATCGCGCCGGCCACTGCGGCGACGAAGAACGCGACAAACGCCGCGCTTTTCACGCGCGCCGGGGCGGCGAGGCCGGAGGCGGTTAGTCGGGTGGGGCCGGTGCGATCGTCGTCGGTGCCGCGGATGCCGTCGGAGTAGTCGTTGGCGTAATTCACGCCTATGATGAGCGCCCACGCGACGATGAGCGCCAGGAATGCCCGACCCAGGTGCGCGCCGTTGTTGGACGCGGCGGCGCCCGTGCCGACGATGACTGGGGCGAACGCGTTGGCCCAGGTGTGGGGGCGAGCGGCCTGTAACCAGTCTTGGGCGGTAGCGGAATAGTTTGGAGCGGTCATGGTCTCCATCATGCCCGCGCCCGGCGGGGTCGGGGTCATCCGTACTAGTGTTAGCCCTCATGTGGATTGACTACGCCGCTCGCCAAGCGCTGAACTCGGTGGGGGCCTTCGTGCGGGCGCCGCGGCTAAAGCTCGCGGCTAACGCTACGTCGCTGTCTTTCCCTCAACAGGGCGACACCGTAATTTCCCTGACCACTCACGGCAACCGCATGTCGGCTTCGGTGGCTGCGATTACGTCGCTGTTGATGGGCACGGAGCTGCTTCCAGTGTTCCTCTGGCTGGATCGCGACGATTTCGAGGCGGACTGGCCGGAGGGGTTGCGGGGCTTGGTAGATCGGGGACTTCAGGTTCGTTGCTCGGACGGTGCTTTTGGTCCACACAC containing:
- a CDS encoding DUF4229 domain-containing protein yields the protein MSDLHAPEVDPGVRARANKAIAVYGGLRLALFLGLTVVIQLAAVAIGAPVPLIISALLALIVAFPLSMVVFSRQRVAAVGALATWRAQRDARKRWIQDELAQR
- a CDS encoding AEC family transporter, with amino-acid sequence MLDVLTGFSIIFTVIGVGYVLARRGIIGQGEARLQFNRVAFWATTPSLIFSSVATSDTSTFLSPVNAVVFGSTLITMGIFWVISMIFFRQDVPTRMAGAASSSYFNSVNMGLPIALYVIGDATYVVPAVLLQMAVLSPFIIAGLNAGGSGKHHVRDSIIAGLTAPMVLAAIAGFAVSAAGWTVPEPVMAPIRILGGASIPLILMSFGASLNGRSVLKSGPDRLPTLTATALKLTAMPAVAWGIATLAGLEGNQLYAAVILAALPTAQNVYNYAANYRVGETVARDTVFLTTFLSLPAMLFIAAVL
- the galE gene encoding UDP-glucose 4-epimerase GalE; this encodes MKVLITGGAGFIGSTVASCCADNGITPVILDDYSTGLRVFAQRFAHYEGDIADEALLNRILDEHPDIEAVIHCAAKIVVPESVEKPVMYYDNNVGKAISLLRVMSARGVGKFLLSSTAAMYEPDPDFMVSESSTVNPTSPYAASKWMFERVLADAASAGVIRAIALRYFNPIGADPQLRTGLQNPAPSHALGKMITAHASGEPFTVTGVDWPTRDGSGLRDYIHVWDLARAHVLALRAQLGDYEVINLGTGTGTTVFELAEAVGVATGTPLEVRSAPRRDGDVVGSAARTDKAAQVLGWSPEYSVADGVRHSLAWAQKLPEVLRAEDEAR
- a CDS encoding HNH endonuclease signature motif containing protein, with the protein product MLVALADFEYFGLAESFGETSTAGWLARELKLAPSTAFEYVSVARQLPDFPLLTKAFRGGEFSYSTVRFLLKHLSPDNEAQLVDLAQRLCFTELRQALAGLGSSQEAEREPDYHHRVRHADNGDVIVSARLNAMDGAAYLAALKIAQLSNYGLEDVDEHDLADEEKVEELLAEKQAQPEVDPAEELEPVPQKRESFSDALKRSFSRFGPPVKDDMHSALLSMIAMVRSRPVSDLRAPGAHVNIMMTTNGRTWLPGNLAAPSETVKNYLDNAMLRLHLLDNDGVTLHLGRTARFVNNGQLRALLAVWNYQCAMPGCSHTRFLEVHHIKEWSDGGSTNLENLIPLCSSCHSRVSNRQAHITTNGRDIEFRFRGGRRFVSRARQLPEETDAFTGPLVPQSAIDRSAPDHERGGDFDD
- a CDS encoding 1,4-dihydroxy-2-naphthoate polyprenyltransferase, giving the protein MMETMTAPNYSATAQDWLQAARPHTWANAFAPVIVGTGAAASNNGAHLGRAFLALIVAWALIIGVNYANDYSDGIRGTDDDRTGPTRLTASGLAAPARVKSAAFVAFFVAAVAGAILAVMSAWWLIVVGAACIAAAWFYTGGKNPYGYQGLGEAAVFVFFGLVAVLGTEFTQSGVVSWTGFAAAFAIGSISAAVNLANNIRDIPTDSVAGKHTLAVRLGDARARRLFTLLTLAPFIATLFLALVSLPALAALIALPLAVASVLKVLRGATGAALIPVLGLNGRAMLVWAVVTAVALAFA
- a CDS encoding helix-turn-helix domain-containing protein translates to MSGPRNKTGKPASEDPVLIELGEQIARARRAAGRLQQEVADSAGVSRSTLHTIEHGGAGVRWEKVAAVAAALGLAMTFETP
- a CDS encoding YegP family protein, with amino-acid sequence MAGKFEVCEDKSGKFRFRLKAGNGEVVATGEANESRAAAIKGTAAVQRAAADAEIRDLTA